In the Populus trichocarpa isolate Nisqually-1 chromosome 1, P.trichocarpa_v4.1, whole genome shotgun sequence genome, one interval contains:
- the LOC7463852 gene encoding imidazole glycerol phosphate synthase hisHF, chloroplastic produces MEAAPFTPPPTSSFKTPSISSSSSLISLSKNFSRNHLPSKFKSPRNLSVRASNDDSVVTLLDYGAGNVRSVRNAIRHLGFQIKDVQTPKDILNARRLIFPGVGAFAPAMDVLNNTGMGEALCTYIQNDRPFLGICLGLQLLFESSEENGPVGGLGLIPGVVGRFDSSNGFRVPHIGWNALQITKDSEILDDIGNRHVYFVHSYRAMPSNENKEWISSTCNYGDEFIASVRKGKVHAVQFHPEKSGDVGLSVLRSFLLPKSSLTEKRTERKASKLAKRVIACLDVRTNDEGDLVVTKGDQYNVREHAEKNEVRNLGKPVELAGKYYEDGADEVSFLNITGFRDFPLGDLPMLQVLRCASENVFVPLTVGGGIRDFTDSNDRYYSSLEVASEYFRSGADKISIGSDAVHAAEEYLKTKVKTGKSSIEQISRVYGNQAVVVSIDPRRVYLNDPSDVEFKSIRLTNPGPNGEEYAWYQCTINGGREGRPIGAYELAKAVEELGAGEILLNCIDCDGQGKGFDIDLIKMISDAVNIPVIASSGAGAVEHFSDVFSKTNASAALAAGIFHRKEVPIRSVKEHLLKEGIEVRI; encoded by the exons ATGGAGGCAGCACCATTTACTCCTCCTCCTACTTCTTCCTTCAAAACTCCATCcatctcctcctcttcttctcttatatctctttcaaaaaatttctcGAGAAACCACCTTCCTTCGAAGTTCAAGTCACCTAGAAATCTCTCAGTTCGTGCATCCAATGATGATTCAG TAGTGACTCTGCTTGATTATGGTGCTGGAAATGTCCGTAGTGTCCGAAACGCCATTCGTCATCTCGGTTTCCAAATCAAAGat gTACAAACTCCGAAAGACATTCTAAATGCAAGGCGTCTTATATTTCCTGGTGTTGGGGCTTTTGCACCTGCTATGGATGTCCTTAACAACACTGG GATGGGCGAAGCACTCTGTACCTATATTCAGAATGATCGCCCATTTTTAGGCATCTGTCTTGGGCTTCAGCTACTTTTCGAGTCCAGCGAGGAGAATGGTCCAG TGGGTGGTCTTGGTCTGATTCCTGGCGTGGTGGGGCGGTTTGACTCCTCAAATGGTTTCAGAGTACCTCATATTGGCTGGAATGCTTTGCAAATCACTAAAGACTCTGAAATTTTGGATGACATTGGAAACCGCCATGTGTATTTTGTTCACTCTTACCGTGCCATGCCA tcaaatgaaaataaagagTGGATTTCCTCTACCTGCAATTATGGTGATGAATTTATAGCTTCTGTTAGAAAGGGAAAAGTGCATGCTGTTCAATTCCATCCAGAGAAGAGTGGAG ATGTTGGTCTTTCAGTATTGAGGAGCTTTTTGCTTCCAAAGTCATCTCTGACAGAG AAGCGTACTGAAAGGAAAGCATCAAAACTTGCAAAAAGG GTAATTGCTTGTCTTGATGTGAGGACAAATGACGAAGGAGATCTTGTTGTAACCAAAGGAGACCAGTACAATGTAAGAGAACATGCAGAAAAGAATGAG GTTAGAAACCTTGGCAAGCCAGTGGAACTTGCTGGAAAGTATTATGAAGACGGTGCTGATGAG GTTAGTTTTTTGAATATCACTGGCTTCCGCGACTTTCCCTTGGGTGATTTGCCAATGTTGCAG GTTTTGAGATGCGCTTCAGAAAATGTTTTTGTACCGTTGACAGTTGGAGGTGGAATTAGAGATTTTACTGATTCCAATGACAG GTATTATTCTAGCTTGGAAGTTGCATCCGAATATTTCAGGTCTGGGGCTGATAAGATTTCTATTGGAAGTGATGCAGTCCATGCTGCAgaagaatatttaaaaactaag GTAAAGACTGGGAAGAGCAGCATAGAACAGATATCAAGAGTCTATGGAAATCAG GCAGTTGTTGTAAGTATTGACCCTCGTAGAGTGTACCTCAATGATCCTAGTGATGTGGAGTTCAAGTCAATTAGGTTGACTAACCCAG GTCCAAATGGAGAAGAATATGCCTGGTATCAATGCACG ATTAATGGTGGGCGAGAAGGTCGACCAATTGGAGCTTATGAACTTGCAAAAGCAGTTGAAGAGCTGGGGGCTGGAGAAATATTACTGAATTGCATTGACTGTGATG GTCAAGGGAAAGGATTTGATATAGATCTAATAAAGATGATCTCTGATGCTGTGAACATCCCTGTGATTGCAAGCAGTGGTGCAGGTGCTGTTGAACACTTCTCAGATGTGTTCTCAAAGACAAATGCTTCTGCTGCCCTCGCTGCTGGCATTTTCCATAGGAAAGAG GTGCCCATTCGGTCTGTAAAAGAGCACTTGTTGAAGGAAGGCATAGAAGTCAGGATCTAA